Proteins from one Desulfobacteraceae bacterium genomic window:
- a CDS encoding tetratricopeptide repeat protein — protein MEVEKPKNVNDYISQQRAAIAANPDCGTSHYNLAVGLLGQKQYAEAEQALFKAIECSPSLAEAYVLLGGIRLKDGDLDGCLDFNQKAVKARPGFSEGYGNIGFVQLQKGNVDKAIQALERATAFNFRFLQAFTTLASAYLMKGLVDQSIEAGLKAIKLEPNFPVAHNNLAIAYLQKGSFDLAKQHCDKAIELGYQVAPEIIKDIAEKCQ, from the coding sequence ATGGAAGTTGAGAAACCCAAGAACGTCAACGATTATATTTCCCAGCAGCGCGCCGCGATCGCCGCCAATCCCGATTGCGGCACCTCCCACTATAATCTGGCAGTCGGCTTGCTGGGGCAGAAACAATACGCTGAAGCCGAACAGGCGCTTTTCAAGGCGATCGAATGCAGCCCCTCCCTGGCCGAGGCCTACGTCCTGCTGGGTGGCATCCGTCTGAAGGACGGAGATCTGGACGGGTGTCTGGATTTCAATCAGAAAGCCGTCAAAGCGCGTCCGGGCTTCTCCGAAGGCTACGGCAACATCGGTTTTGTTCAACTCCAAAAGGGCAATGTCGACAAGGCAATTCAAGCACTCGAGCGTGCGACGGCATTCAATTTCCGCTTTTTGCAGGCCTTTACCACCCTTGCCAGCGCCTATCTGATGAAGGGCCTCGTGGACCAAAGCATCGAGGCCGGGCTGAAGGCCATCAAGCTGGAGCCCAATTTCCCCGTCGCCCACAACAATCTGGCAATCGCTTATCTTCAGAAGGGGTCGTTTGATCTGGCCAAGCAGCATTGCGACAAGGCGATTGAACTCGGCTATCAGGTGGCGCCCGAAATCATCAAGGATATTGCCGAAAAATGCCAGTAA
- the tatA gene encoding twin-arginine translocase TatA/TatE family subunit has protein sequence MFGIGMPELLLILAVALIVIGPKKLPDLARSLGRAMGEFKKATAELKESIQIDSELKDVKQAFDEMNAPGPKQQANTQAVETHDARPEGDTPAPSNAAGGPGEAGPQTTPKEAPKDA, from the coding sequence ATGTTTGGCATCGGCATGCCTGAACTGCTTCTCATTTTAGCCGTCGCCCTGATCGTCATCGGTCCCAAGAAGCTTCCGGACCTGGCGCGCTCCCTCGGCCGGGCGATGGGGGAGTTCAAAAAAGCCACGGCCGAACTCAAGGAAAGCATCCAAATCGATTCCGAGTTGAAAGACGTCAAGCAGGCCTTCGACGAGATGAACGCCCCGGGCCCGAAGCAGCAGGCAAACACCCAGGCGGTCGAGACCCATGACGCGCGGCCCGAGGGCGACACCCCGGCACCATCCAACGCCGCAGGCGGGCCCGGGGAGGCAGGCCCCCAAACGACGCCAAAAGAGGCCCCCAAAGATGCGTGA
- a CDS encoding cytochrome c family protein → MKKKQAFTIAALVGLATVFIAAGIYAGTAVPETITMQNKAYEKHTKGIVEFSHKKHVAEYKAACGDCHHDDQGKPLTGLKEGDNVETCITCHKIPGTVPGKLKKEWRETKVPKAEQEKRELEYHAEALHQNCITCHKDFNKKNNTKAAPVTCTTCHPKQG, encoded by the coding sequence TTGAAGAAAAAACAAGCTTTCACTATCGCAGCGCTCGTGGGTCTGGCGACAGTCTTCATCGCCGCGGGGATTTACGCCGGAACCGCCGTTCCCGAAACAATCACGATGCAGAACAAAGCCTATGAGAAGCACACCAAGGGCATCGTCGAATTCAGCCACAAAAAACACGTCGCGGAGTACAAGGCCGCATGCGGCGACTGCCATCACGATGACCAAGGCAAACCGCTCACCGGCCTCAAGGAGGGGGACAACGTCGAGACGTGCATCACCTGCCACAAAATACCCGGCACGGTGCCCGGGAAGCTTAAAAAGGAGTGGCGGGAAACCAAAGTGCCCAAGGCCGAGCAGGAAAAGCGCGAACTGGAGTACCACGCCGAGGCTTTGCACCAAAACTGCATCACCTGCCACAAGGATTTCAACAAGAAAAACAATACCAAAGCCGCACCGGTGACCTGCACCACCTGCCATCCCAAGCAGGGCTAA
- a CDS encoding YkgJ family cysteine cluster protein yields the protein MEKADKVAKIEPVQLGLKSRFKFKCHPKVKCFTHCCRGINIILTPYDIIRLKNRLGVSSEQFLAIYTTPQILEKTDLAVVTLKLMDDDQQSCPFVRDDGCLVYSDRPTTCRYYPLGVATLSHKEATAEEGFFFFVNEPHCLGFEEDQEWDIAQWRRDQGVDRHDEINAEWTELLVRKRSFPANIKITEQGKRMFFMASYNIDTFRQFIFESSFLKRYEIDPPTIAQIKSDEIALLKFGMRWLKWLLFKEGSFKLRSPS from the coding sequence ATGGAAAAAGCCGATAAGGTGGCCAAAATCGAACCTGTTCAGCTGGGGTTGAAAAGCAGGTTCAAATTCAAGTGCCACCCAAAGGTTAAATGCTTCACCCATTGCTGTCGGGGCATCAACATTATTCTGACGCCCTACGACATTATTCGCTTGAAAAACCGCCTGGGCGTCAGCTCGGAGCAGTTTCTGGCCATTTACACCACCCCCCAGATTCTGGAGAAAACGGATTTGGCGGTGGTGACGCTGAAGTTGATGGATGACGACCAGCAGTCCTGCCCCTTTGTTCGTGACGATGGCTGCCTGGTTTATTCCGACCGCCCCACCACCTGCCGCTATTACCCTTTAGGGGTAGCCACCCTGAGCCACAAGGAGGCCACCGCAGAGGAGGGGTTTTTCTTCTTTGTCAACGAACCCCACTGCCTGGGATTTGAAGAGGATCAGGAATGGGACATAGCCCAATGGCGCCGGGATCAGGGGGTTGATCGCCACGATGAGATCAACGCCGAATGGACGGAGCTTCTCGTGCGCAAGCGCTCATTCCCCGCTAACATAAAAATTACGGAGCAGGGCAAGCGCATGTTTTTCATGGCGAGCTACAATATCGACACCTTTCGTCAATTTATCTTTGAAAGTTCTTTCCTGAAGCGCTACGAAATCGACCCCCCGACCATAGCACAAATCAAGAGCGATGAAATCGCGCTGCTGAAATTCGGTATGCGTTGGCTGAAATGGCTCCTGTTCAAGGAGGGGTCGTTTAAGCTGAGAAGCCCGTCCTGA
- a CDS encoding dissimilatory sulfite reductase D family protein, with product MEYAEQCEKIVEELKKKSKSKSKFYFNDLSKILDLKPREAKKVVNKMVTDGILEYWSSGSTSMYGLKGAGKQAGAEHED from the coding sequence ATGGAATACGCCGAACAGTGCGAAAAAATCGTTGAAGAACTGAAAAAGAAATCCAAAAGCAAATCAAAGTTTTATTTCAATGACCTCTCCAAAATCCTGGATCTCAAACCGCGGGAAGCCAAAAAAGTTGTCAACAAGATGGTGACCGACGGTATCCTGGAATACTGGTCCAGCGGCAGTACCTCCATGTATGGCCTTAAAGGGGCCGGCAAGCAGGCTGGGGCCGAGCACGAGGATTAA
- a CDS encoding cobyrinate a,c-diamide synthase — protein sequence MASEQIEFPRIVISALRGGSGKTILSIGIIAALTHGGKTVAPFKKGPDYIDAGWLALAAGRPCYNLDTFLASKEDVRASFLKHAQSADIAVVEGNRGLFDGIDSGGATSTAELAKLLQAPVILCIDCTKSTRTMAAVVLGCQHFDPEVNIKGVVLNRVAGARHERTLRSSIESLCGVPVVGALPKLDRQSFPERHMGLVPTPEHGWARDSIAAAAQIARTHLDLKAIECLAADGCRPIPKHAFSAPPNLQESAAPGVKSTPPEDAAVPVRPRIGIIRDSAFQFYYPENLDALVSEGADLVYISPLRDTRLPALDGLYIGGGFPETHVQELSENRTFRDLLKDLAEDGLPIYAECGGLMYLGRELVMAGRAYPMAGVLPIVFGFSEKPQGHGYTIVSVEAENPFFAVGTELRGHEFHYSHVLQCDGSDRRTVFRMKKGVGVVGKRDGICHKNVLATYTHLHALGTPVWAKAMVRNARAYQRKKQRGAPPRKKGGTPR from the coding sequence ATGGCCTCTGAACAAATAGAATTTCCCAGAATCGTCATTTCAGCCTTGCGCGGGGGTTCGGGAAAGACCATCCTGTCCATCGGCATCATCGCAGCGCTGACCCACGGCGGAAAAACAGTTGCCCCTTTCAAAAAAGGTCCAGATTACATTGATGCGGGCTGGCTTGCCCTTGCGGCCGGCCGGCCCTGCTACAATCTGGACACCTTTTTAGCCTCCAAGGAAGACGTCCGCGCCTCATTTTTAAAACACGCCCAATCAGCCGACATCGCCGTGGTGGAGGGCAACCGCGGTCTGTTCGACGGCATTGACAGCGGCGGGGCCACCAGCACCGCGGAGTTGGCCAAACTGCTGCAGGCGCCGGTAATTCTCTGCATCGACTGCACCAAGTCCACCCGCACGATGGCGGCTGTCGTGCTGGGTTGCCAGCACTTCGACCCGGAGGTCAATATCAAGGGGGTGGTGCTCAACCGGGTGGCGGGTGCACGGCACGAACGCACCCTGCGCAGCAGCATCGAATCCCTCTGCGGGGTCCCCGTCGTGGGGGCCCTTCCCAAATTGGACCGCCAGTCTTTTCCGGAAAGACACATGGGGCTGGTGCCGACCCCGGAACACGGCTGGGCCCGGGACTCCATTGCGGCAGCCGCCCAAATCGCCCGCACCCACCTGGATTTAAAGGCCATCGAATGCCTGGCGGCCGATGGCTGCCGCCCGATCCCGAAGCACGCTTTTTCAGCTCCTCCCAACTTGCAGGAAAGCGCCGCTCCCGGGGTGAAATCGACCCCACCTGAAGACGCAGCCGTGCCGGTGCGTCCGCGCATCGGAATTATCCGGGATTCCGCCTTCCAGTTCTACTACCCCGAAAATTTAGACGCGCTGGTTTCCGAGGGGGCCGACCTGGTTTATATCAGCCCGCTGCGGGACACCCGGTTGCCGGCCTTGGACGGACTCTACATCGGGGGCGGATTTCCGGAAACCCACGTCCAGGAGCTTTCTGAAAATCGGACCTTCCGGGACTTGCTCAAAGATCTGGCGGAGGACGGCCTTCCCATTTACGCCGAGTGCGGTGGGCTGATGTATCTCGGCCGTGAGTTGGTGATGGCGGGCCGCGCCTACCCCATGGCCGGGGTGCTGCCGATCGTCTTCGGGTTTTCGGAGAAGCCCCAGGGGCACGGGTACACGATTGTCAGCGTCGAGGCCGAAAACCCCTTTTTTGCGGTGGGCACCGAACTCAGAGGGCACGAATTCCATTACTCCCACGTGCTGCAATGTGACGGGTCCGACCGGCGCACGGTTTTTCGAATGAAAAAAGGGGTGGGGGTCGTGGGGAAGCGCGACGGCATTTGCCATAAAAATGTTCTGGCCACCTACACCCATCTGCATGCCCTGGGAACCCCGGTCTGGGCCAAGGCCATGGTCAGAAACGCCCGCGCCTACCAGCGCAAAAAACAACGGGGTGCCCCGCCCCGTAAAAAGGGGGGCACCCCGCGTTGA
- the dsrB gene encoding dissimilatory-type sulfite reductase subunit beta, which produces MAFISSGYNPDKPMENRITDIGPRKYDEFYPPVIANNKGKWLYHEYLQPGIMVHVAESGDEVYTVRCGGARLMSVTHIREICEIADKHCDGYLRFTTRNNIEFMVDSKDKIEPLKKDLESRKFDGGSFKFPIGGTGAGISNIVHTQGWIHCHTPATDASGTVKATMDVLFEDFQQHRMPAHVRVSMACCLNMCGAVHCSDIAILGYHRKPPILDHEYLDKMCEIPLAIAACPTAAIKPAKIELPNGTKVNSVAVNESRCMFCGNCYTMCPSMPLADTEGDGIVLMVGGKVSNRVSNPKFSKVVVAFIPNEMPRWPTMTDTIKKIVETYAAGANKYERLGEWAERIGWERFFEKCELEFTHHLIDDFRDPAYYTWRQTSNFKF; this is translated from the coding sequence ATGGCATTTATCTCATCAGGGTATAACCCGGACAAACCGATGGAAAACCGGATCACCGATATCGGACCGCGCAAGTACGACGAGTTCTATCCGCCGGTGATCGCCAACAACAAGGGAAAATGGTTGTATCACGAATACCTCCAGCCGGGCATCATGGTGCACGTCGCTGAATCCGGCGATGAGGTCTACACTGTGCGCTGCGGCGGCGCCCGTCTTATGAGCGTCACCCATATCCGCGAAATCTGCGAAATCGCCGACAAACACTGCGACGGCTACCTGCGCTTCACCACCCGCAACAACATCGAGTTCATGGTGGACAGCAAGGACAAGATCGAGCCCCTCAAAAAGGACCTGGAAAGCCGGAAGTTCGACGGCGGCAGCTTCAAGTTTCCCATCGGCGGCACCGGCGCCGGGATTTCCAATATCGTCCACACCCAGGGCTGGATCCACTGCCACACCCCCGCCACGGATGCCTCCGGCACCGTCAAGGCGACCATGGATGTGCTCTTCGAGGATTTCCAGCAGCACCGCATGCCGGCCCATGTACGGGTCTCCATGGCCTGCTGCCTGAACATGTGCGGCGCGGTTCACTGCTCGGACATCGCGATCCTCGGCTACCACCGCAAGCCGCCGATCCTGGACCACGAGTACCTGGACAAGATGTGCGAAATCCCGCTGGCGATCGCCGCCTGTCCCACCGCGGCCATCAAGCCCGCCAAGATCGAGCTGCCCAACGGCACCAAGGTCAACTCGGTGGCCGTAAACGAGTCCCGCTGCATGTTCTGCGGCAACTGCTACACCATGTGCCCGTCCATGCCCCTGGCCGACACCGAAGGTGACGGGATCGTGCTGATGGTGGGTGGCAAAGTCTCCAACCGCGTCAGCAACCCGAAATTCTCCAAGGTTGTCGTGGCCTTCATCCCCAACGAGATGCCGCGTTGGCCAACCATGACGGATACCATCAAAAAGATCGTCGAAACCTATGCCGCCGGCGCCAACAAATACGAGCGCCTGGGCGAGTGGGCCGAGCGGATCGGATGGGAGAGATTCTTCGAGAAGTGTGAGTTGGAGTTTACCCACCACCTGATCGATGATTTCCGTGATCCCGCCTACTATACCTGGCGCCAGACCTCGAACTTCAAGTTTTAA
- the dsrA gene encoding dissimilatory-type sulfite reductase subunit alpha, with translation MAKHPTPMLDELESGPWPSFVSDLKQEAEKRAKNPDKVDFQIPVDAVDDLLGVLELSYKHGRTHWKHGGIVGVFGYGGGVIGRYCDQPALFPGVAHFHTMRVAQPAGKFYTTEYLRQICDLWDLRGSGITNMHGSTGDIIFLGTTTPQLEEVFFELTHNLNQDLGGSGSNLRTPADCIGKARCEYACYDTQDLCHHLTLEYQDELHRPAFPYKFKFKFDGCPNCCVASIARADMSFIGTWKDDIRIDQEAVQAYIGGEIPSNGGAHSGRDWGPFDIQKEVIDLCPTKCMWMEDGKLKIDNRECTRCMHCINVMPRALRIGKDTGLSILVGAKAPILDGAQMGSLLVPFIKAEDPYDEIKEVIEAIWDWWMEEGKNRERLGELIKRQGFQKLLEVTGIDPVPQHVQEPRTNPYIFWKEEEVEGGWQRDINEFRKHHLR, from the coding sequence ATGGCAAAACACCCCACTCCTATGCTGGACGAGCTTGAAAGCGGTCCATGGCCAAGCTTTGTGTCCGACTTAAAGCAGGAGGCCGAAAAAAGAGCCAAAAATCCCGACAAAGTTGATTTTCAGATTCCCGTCGATGCCGTTGATGACCTCTTGGGCGTACTGGAATTGTCCTACAAGCACGGAAGAACCCACTGGAAGCACGGCGGTATCGTGGGGGTTTTCGGATACGGCGGCGGTGTCATCGGCCGTTACTGCGACCAACCGGCCCTGTTCCCCGGTGTCGCGCATTTCCACACAATGCGGGTCGCCCAGCCGGCCGGTAAGTTTTACACCACCGAATATCTCCGCCAAATATGCGATCTCTGGGACCTTCGCGGCAGTGGCATCACCAACATGCACGGCTCCACCGGGGACATCATCTTCCTGGGCACCACCACCCCCCAGCTTGAGGAAGTCTTCTTCGAGCTGACCCACAACCTCAACCAGGACCTCGGCGGCTCCGGCTCCAACCTGCGAACCCCTGCGGATTGCATCGGCAAGGCCCGTTGCGAGTACGCCTGCTACGACACCCAGGACCTGTGCCATCACCTCACCCTGGAATACCAGGATGAGCTGCATCGCCCGGCTTTCCCCTATAAATTCAAGTTCAAGTTTGACGGCTGCCCCAACTGCTGCGTGGCCTCCATCGCCCGCGCCGACATGTCCTTCATCGGGACCTGGAAGGATGACATCCGCATCGATCAGGAAGCGGTTCAGGCATACATCGGCGGTGAAATCCCCTCAAACGGCGGCGCCCACTCCGGCCGTGACTGGGGCCCGTTCGACATCCAGAAGGAAGTCATCGACCTTTGCCCCACTAAGTGCATGTGGATGGAAGACGGCAAACTCAAGATCGACAACCGCGAATGCACCCGCTGCATGCACTGCATTAACGTCATGCCCAGAGCGCTGAGAATCGGCAAAGACACCGGACTCTCGATTCTGGTGGGTGCCAAGGCCCCGATCCTCGACGGCGCCCAGATGGGCTCCCTGCTGGTCCCGTTCATCAAGGCCGAAGACCCCTATGACGAAATCAAAGAGGTGATTGAAGCGATCTGGGATTGGTGGATGGAAGAGGGCAAAAACCGTGAGCGCTTGGGTGAATTGATCAAGCGCCAGGGCTTCCAGAAACTGCTGGAAGTCACCGGAATCGATCCTGTTCCGCAGCACGTTCAGGAGCCGCGCACCAACCCGTACATCTTCTGGAAGGAAGAAGAGGTGGAAGGCGGCTGGCAGCGTGACATCAACGAATTCAGAAAACACCATCTCAGATAA
- the dapA gene encoding 4-hydroxy-tetrahydrodipicolinate synthase, whose amino-acid sequence MKPGCYTAIVTPFLDGQVDYAGLEKLVDFQIANGVTGILAVGTTGESPSLAWDEHHRVTAHVVEKTQGKCLAIAGTGSNNTQEALAATRHAVETGADAVLLVDPYYNGPSSLEIRREYIGPIAAAFPGVDVIPYVIPGRTGAQLLPEDLGLLSQKFKNVRTVKEATGSLENMRRTRSVCGRDFTILSGDDALTYTVMTDPLILAAGVISVISNVAPAAVSEMVGLLLNGDKTQAEKRMRLLEPLFNLVTVKTTEKTPFGEVVCRARNPLALKTLMAVLGMPAGSCRQPLGKMTANGLETVLGAARKVFAADPRVFQPVADFFGVDVEARLNSLNFRMGLSYETY is encoded by the coding sequence ATGAAACCAGGATGCTACACTGCAATCGTGACCCCTTTTCTGGACGGCCAGGTTGATTACGCGGGTCTGGAAAAACTGGTCGATTTTCAGATCGCAAACGGGGTCACCGGTATACTGGCGGTTGGCACCACCGGCGAAAGCCCTTCGCTTGCCTGGGATGAACACCACCGGGTGACAGCCCATGTGGTGGAAAAAACCCAAGGCAAATGTCTCGCCATTGCCGGCACCGGCAGCAACAATACCCAAGAGGCGCTGGCCGCAACCCGCCACGCGGTGGAAACCGGTGCCGACGCCGTCCTTTTGGTGGACCCCTATTACAACGGCCCCAGCTCCCTGGAAATCCGGCGCGAGTATATCGGCCCCATCGCCGCGGCATTTCCCGGCGTTGACGTCATTCCCTACGTCATTCCGGGCCGCACCGGTGCCCAACTGCTGCCGGAGGACCTGGGGCTGCTGTCGCAGAAGTTCAAAAATGTCCGGACGGTCAAGGAGGCCACCGGAAGCCTTGAAAACATGCGCCGGACCCGTTCGGTTTGCGGCCGTGATTTCACGATCCTCTCCGGCGACGACGCCCTCACCTACACGGTGATGACCGATCCGCTGATCCTGGCGGCGGGCGTTATTTCCGTGATCAGCAACGTCGCTCCGGCGGCGGTGAGCGAAATGGTAGGGCTTCTGCTGAACGGAGACAAGACCCAGGCCGAAAAGCGGATGCGCCTGCTGGAACCGCTTTTCAATCTGGTAACCGTCAAGACTACCGAGAAAACCCCCTTTGGGGAGGTGGTCTGCCGCGCCAGAAACCCCCTGGCGCTCAAAACCCTCATGGCGGTGCTGGGAATGCCCGCCGGCAGCTGCCGACAACCGTTGGGCAAAATGACCGCCAACGGCCTTGAAACGGTTCTCGGGGCAGCCAGGAAGGTATTCGCGGCTGACCCGCGGGTGTTTCAGCCGGTGGCCGACTTTTTCGGGGTCGACGTGGAGGCGCGCTTGAATTCCCTTAATTTCAGAATGGGCCTCAGCTACGAGACCTATTAG
- the tatC gene encoding twin-arginine translocase subunit TatC, translating to MREEDKIPFTAHLEELRKRLIVCFIAVGIGFVGAYGFKEKLFQVLTAPLVRVMESGDTLIFTNLPEAFFTYLKVSFLAGLLLASPVILYQFWMFVAPGLYQRERRVLLPIVFLSTLFFLGGSLFGYFIVFPWGFQFFLGFATETIRPLPSMREYLSFSAKLLLAFGVVFEMPLVLTAMARLGIVSVDFLKKNRKYAILLFFTGAAILTPPDVITQIMMALPLMLLYEVSIIGARIFAPKKKPTENEEAEAPEKD from the coding sequence ATGCGTGAGGAAGATAAAATTCCTTTTACCGCGCATCTCGAGGAGCTGCGAAAAAGGCTGATCGTCTGTTTCATCGCGGTAGGGATCGGTTTTGTGGGGGCTTACGGCTTCAAGGAAAAGCTGTTCCAGGTGCTCACCGCCCCCCTCGTCAGGGTCATGGAAAGCGGCGACACCCTGATCTTCACCAACCTGCCGGAAGCTTTTTTCACCTATCTTAAGGTGTCTTTTTTGGCTGGCTTGCTGCTGGCCTCACCCGTTATTCTCTACCAATTCTGGATGTTCGTGGCCCCTGGGCTCTACCAGCGGGAGCGCCGGGTGCTGCTGCCCATCGTCTTTCTCTCGACCCTCTTTTTTCTGGGCGGTTCGCTCTTCGGCTATTTCATCGTTTTCCCCTGGGGGTTTCAGTTTTTCTTGGGCTTTGCCACCGAAACCATCCGCCCCCTGCCCTCCATGCGGGAGTATCTCAGCTTTTCTGCCAAGCTCCTGCTGGCCTTCGGGGTGGTGTTTGAGATGCCGCTGGTGCTGACCGCGATGGCCCGTCTGGGGATCGTCTCGGTTGATTTTCTCAAAAAAAACCGAAAATACGCGATTTTGCTTTTCTTCACCGGCGCCGCAATCCTGACCCCGCCGGACGTGATCACCCAGATCATGATGGCCCTTCCGCTGATGCTGCTCTATGAGGTCAGCATCATCGGCGCCCGCATCTTTGCCCCCAAGAAGAAGCCGACCGAAAACGAAGAGGCGGAGGCCCCCGAAAAGGACTGA